From Vitis vinifera cultivar Pinot Noir 40024 chromosome 5, ASM3070453v1, the proteins below share one genomic window:
- the LOC100257973 gene encoding putative calcium-transporting ATPase 13, plasma membrane-type, which yields MSSILHVNSSCRESILDVPATLGRHNKRWHLAFATIYCSRALHSLLKQKKGSKPPVSTHSCVVLSVEPHLAFPNIDHTSLTAVVKEKSLDQLRELGGVEGVADALKTHTKNGIHGAVEDVAERQETFGSNTYPRPPTKSFFYFVLEAFKDLTILILLACATLSLGFGIKEHGLKEGWYDGGSIFVAVFLVISVSAVSNFRQNRQLETLSKVSNNIEVEVVRDGHRQKISIFGIVVGDVACLKIGDQVPADGLFLAGHSLQVDESSMTGESDHVEINSSQNPFLFSGTKVADGYAQMLVTSVGMNTTWGEMMSTISHDNNEQTPLQARLNKLTSSIGKVGLAVAFLVLVMLVVRYFTGNTEDENGNQEFNGSKTKADDIVNAMVRIIAAAVTIVVVAIPEGLPLAVTLTLAYSMKRMMADQAMVRKLSACETMGSATTICTDKTGTLTLNQMKVTKYWLGKEPVEDSSSIATNILKLIQQGVALNTTGSIYRATSKSEFEFSGSPTEKALLSWAVLELDMDMERLKQNYTILHVEAFNSEKKRSGILMRKKADNKIHVHWKGAAEMILAMCSSYYDASGSMKELDDGERMTFEQIIQGMAASSLRCIAFAHEQIPEEEQEIREGRQKLKEDSLTLIGLVGIKDPCRPGVRKAVEDCQYAGVNVKMITGDNVFTARAIATECGILRPDQDMNSEAVVEGEIFRKYTSEERMEKVDKICVMARSSPFDKLLMVQCLKQKGHVVAVTGDGTNDAPALKEADIGLSMGIQGTEVAKEGSDIIILDDNFASVATVLRWGRCVYDNIQKFIQFQLTVNVAALVINFVAAVSAGEVPLTAVQLLWVNLIMDTLGALALATEQPTKELMEKPPMGRKEPLISNVMWRNLLAQALYQIAILLTLQFKGRSIFGVSEKVKDTLIFNTFVLCQVFNEFNARKLEKKNVFKGLHKNKLFLGIIGITIILQVVMVEFLKKFADTERLDWGQWGACIGIAAASWPIGWVVKCIPVSDKPFLSYLKW from the coding sequence ATGTCCAGCATTTTGCATGTTAACTCAAGTTGCAGAGAGTCCATACTCGATGTGCCAGCCACCCTTGGCAGACACAACAAGAGATGGCACTTGGCCTTTGCTACAATCTATTGTTCCAGGGCACTACATTCTCTTCTCAAACAGAAGAAGGGCAGCAAACCCCCGGTATCTACTCATTCCTGTGTTGTCCTCAGTGTTGAGCCCCACCTTGCCTTCCCAAACATTGATCACACAAGTCTCACTGCAGTAGTGAAAGAGAAAAGCTTAGACCAACTTCGCGAATTGGGAGGAGTTGAAGGCGTGGCTGACGCTCTAAAAACACATACCAAAAATGGCATCCATGGTGCTGTTGAAGATGTAGCTGAAAGGCAGGAAACGTTCGGTTCAAACACATACCCGAGGCCGCCTACTAAAAGCTTCTTCTACTTTGTGTTGGAAGCTTTTAAGGATCTTACCATTCTCATACTTCTAGCTTGTGCCACACTCTCCCTCGGTTTCGGAATTAAAGAGCACGGGCTGAAGGAAGGGTGGTATGATGGTGGAAGCATATTCGTTGCTGTCTTTCTAGTCATTTCTGTCTCTGCTGTGAGTAACTTCAGGCAAAACCGACAGTTGGAAACGTTGTCTAAAGTCAGCAACAACATCGAGGTTGAAGTCGTTCGAGATGGGCATCGTCAGAAGATTTCTATATTTGGTATCGTTGTTGGAGATGTGGCTTGCTTAAAAATCGGTGACCAAGTTCCGGCTGATGGATTATTCTTGGCTGGGCATTCACTACAAGTGGATGAATCCAGCATGACCGGGGAGAGCGACCATGTAGAGATTAATAGCAGCCAGaatccatttttgttttctggAACCAAAGTGGCTGATGGATATGCCCAGATGCTTGTGACTTCTGTTGGTATGAACACAACATGGGGGGAGATGATGAGCACAATCAGCCACGACAATAATGAACAGACACCCCTACAAGCCCGTCTTAACAAGCTAACTTCATCGATAGGTAAGGTTGGTTTGGCTGTTGCTTTTCTAGTTCTTGTCATGTTGGTGGTTCGCTACTTCACAGGGAATACAGAAGATGAGAATGGAAATCAGGAGTTCAATGGCAGCAAGACAAAGGCTGATGATATAGTGAATGCCATGGTCAGAATCATTGCTGCAGCAGTTACCATTGTCGTTGTGGCAATTCCAGAAGGGTTGCCTTTGGCCGTCACACTCACCCTTGCTTATTCAATGAAGAGAATGATGGCTGACCAGGCTATGGTTCGAAAGCTCTCCGCCTGTGAGACCATGGGCTCTGCAACTACAATTTGTACTGATAAAACAGGTACCCTCACTCTGAACCAGATGAAGGTGACAAAGTATTGGCTTGGAAAAGAACCTGTTGAAGATTCCTCTTCAATTGCGACAAACATTCTCAAACTGATTCAACAAGGAGTGGCCTTGAACACAACTGGTAGCATTTACAGGGCCACTTCAAAATCTGAATTTGAGTTCTCTGGTAGTCCCACAGAAAAAGCCTTACTTTCTTGGGCTGTTCTGGAACTTGACATGGACATGGAGAGACTAAAGCAGAATTATACCATTCTTCATGTAGAAGCCTTCAATTCAGAGAAGAAAAGAAGCGGAATTTTGATGAGGAAGAAGGCTGACAACAAAATACATGTGCACTGGAAGGGAGCAGCAGAGATGATATTAGCAATGTGTTCAAGTTACTATGATGCTTCTGGAAGCATGAAAGAACTGGATGATGGTGAAAGGATGACATTTGAGCAAATAATTCAAGGTATGGCCGCTAGCAGCCTCCGTTGCATTGCTTTTGCACATGAACAAATTCCAGAGGAAGAACAGGAAATTAGGGAAGGCCGGCAAAAGCTAAAAGAAGACAGCTTGACCCTCATTGGCCTTGTGGGGATAAAGGACCCATGTAGACCAGGGGTGAGAAAAGCTGTGGAGGATTGCCAATACGCTGGAGTGAATGTCAAAATGATTACCGGTGATAATGTCTTCACTGCAAGAGCAATAGCCACTGAATGTGGAATACTGAGACCCGATCAAGACATGAACAGTGAAGCAGTAGTAGAAGGTGAGATATTTCGGAAGTACACCTCAGAGGAGAGAATGGAGAAAGTCGATAAAATCTGTGTGATGGCTAGATCCTCTCCCTTTGATAAACTTCTCATGGTTCAGTGCCTGAAACAGAAAGGCCATGTGGTTGCAGTGACAGGTGATGGCACAAATGATGCACCAGCATTAAAAGAAGCTGACATAGGCCTTTCCATGGGGATTCAGGGCACGGAAGTTGCAAAGGAGGGTTCAGATATCATCATCTTGGATGATAATTTTGCTTCAGTGGCAACAGTTTTGAGATGGGGAAGATGTGTTTATGACAACATCCAGAAATTCATCCAGTTTCAGCTGACCGTGAATGTTGCAGCCCTTGTAATCAACTTTGTGGCAGCAGTTTCAGCTGGTGAGGTCCCATTGACAGCAGTGCAGTTATTGTGGGTTAACTTGATCATGGACACATTAGGTGCCCTGGCCCTTGCCACAGAGCAACCCACCAAGGAGCTGATGGAGAAACCACCCATGGGTCGGAAGGAACCACTTATCTCCAACGTCATGTGGCGGAATCTATTAGCCCAAGCTTTGTATCAGATAGCCATCCTCTTGACCCTACAGTTCAAAGGACGATCAATCTTTGGGGTGAGCGAGAAGGTAAAGGATACCTTGATATTCAATACTTTTGTGCTTTGCCAAGTCTTCAATGAATTCAATGCAAGGAAGCTGGAGAAGAAGAACGTGTTTAAGGGGTTACATAAGAACAAGTTGTTTTTGGGGATCATTGGGATAACCATTATCCTTCAGGTGGTTATGGTGgagtttttgaagaaatttgcaGATACAGAGAGGTTGGATTGGGGACAATGGGGTGCATGCATTGGAATTGCTGCAGCATCTTGGCCAATCGGTTGGGTTGTCAAGTGCATACCTGTTTCAGATAAACCATTCCTAAGCTATCTAAAGTGGTAG